The Hoplias malabaricus isolate fHopMal1 chromosome X2, fHopMal1.hap1, whole genome shotgun sequence genomic interval GTGTATTGAATTCTGTGGTTTGACTTTGTGCTGTTCCTACTTCGACTACGACTTTGTTTTGTCAAAACAGTAAGTTGTTTTAAACTCTTGTAAATACGTACACGGAGTAGGGTTGGCTCTCACTAAAAGCCAGGGATATCGAGTATGACGTGGTATTATAAGCGTTATAAGAGtttgatatttaattttaatcacaGGGAAACCTAATTCCCTCCAGGTTTATTACTGGagtcaagccagcctccacttggaaaagctgGGCCAAGCAAGCCCCCACTTAGTTTTGGTGGAACttcgtattctgaacattacggtaagagcgtgcagaggaacaaatttcaaaataaaagccaaaagtcaatgacaggaaatgtatgtaataaataaataattttctaaacaaataataaatggataaacaacaaatatttgctattttgtggaaCTTACACGTACGTACAGCGCGAGACTTTGATGTGAGTAGGCAGATCGGTCTGATTCCTACTTTTAGGGGAAAAGGTCGACGCTTATCTTTCGATTTCTGAACTGATCGCTACCATTTTAATTTAGCCTAAAGACTCGCGGTCACTGCTGCTTCAGTGTACGTTAGTGGGCAAGGCTCAAGAAGTTTGTTCGTTTCTGTCGCTGAAGCATCTTACTAAAACCCCCAGCCAGACGTTTGTGACCAGAGAGAAATTGTGTGCGGCTAGTGTTACAGCTCTTGgaagattttaaaaacaatcttcCGGATAAACTTGTGGTATACCTCAATGAACAAAAGGTTACCAATCTGTCTGTTAGTTCATCCCAGTCTAATGCTTCAGAGATCTCTGCCTTCGTCACTCAAGATACTTTCATGCAATGCACAATCCAGTCCTTTACTGGAGTCAAGCCAGCCTCCATTTCgaaaagcttggtcaagccagcccccacttagTTTTAGTCCGGAATACAACTGAATCCTTTCAAAGATCGTGAAGCTTACCTAGATGTTGTGTTATATACCAACACATAGGAAATTTTAGAATCAGCTTTCTCTCGTTTACATGATGCATCTCttgttttgaattttgaaaaatgtgaatTTGCAACAGAGGTTGTTTCTTACCATGGGAAATTTGTAGGTCAGGGTCAGGTGAAGCCATTAGCCTTTAGTGaataataatgtacctgtacaggacctttttttctgacattGTAGGCTAAGTGAAGATGATTAAAATGGTCACAACGTGAAAAAAGGAGGATGCTATATTTGATGTTATAGCTGTAATGTTCATGTAAATGTTACTGCTATTATTCACTACAGGCAATTGTGTGATTAAATTAGATAACTGGGTAATGTTGactgaaacaaaaatgtttaataaatgctCTATATCACACTTCAAGAGATTTTAagctgttctgttctctttatCTGTTGTTTCTGATGTTAAAGTTTCCTCCACAGATGATTTCCCCTAATGGGCTGTGTGTGGGTTTACTGGTGCTAGTTAGTGGATTTCTCCTTGGTAAGTGtgacatatatttatatcagcACTAAGTCACTTGGTGCCTGTAGCTATTTTGCAGCATGAATGCTTTCCCACTGAAGACTCATTTATACTGTacggagagagattagtctcaaaatactttataaatgcgtaaatgttaatccacaaataaaacacaagtcacaaatatgcttcactgttcacaaatgaatacatccctgtgtctcacagtctgcaattagtacaaatacagttacaattataaatacatgtttttggtttggttttcatatatcacaattttatgcgaaaataaatacatttttttaaatttacattgggcggcacggtggtgcagcaggtagtgttgcagtcacacagctccaggggcctggaggttgtgggttcgattcccactccgggtgactgtctgtgaggagtttggtgtgttctccctgtgtccgcgtgggtttcctccgggtgctccggtttcctcccacggtccaaaaacacacgttggtaggtggattggcgacttaaaagtgtccgtaggtgtgagtgaatgtgtgtgtgtgtgtgtgttgccctgtgaaggactggcgccccctccagggtgtattcctgccttgcactcaatgattccaggtaggctctggaccctcgcgggaccctcaactggataagcggttacagataatgaatgaataattgtaactgtatttttacaaattgcagactgtgagacactgattgggatttattcatttgtgaacagtgaagcatatttgtgacttgtgttttatttgtggattaacatttacacatttgtaaagaattttgagactaatctctctccataagggcaccagtccatcacagggcattacacactTACTCAATCACACACGCTCATGTACACTTTTGAATTGCCAgtccacataccaacatgtttttggactgtgggttttgcacctggaagaaacccacagagacatgGGTAGAAtgcaccaagctcctcacagacagaccagagacctgagtttgaacccacaacaggAGAACACTGGAGTCATCCATAAATTAAaatacgtaaaaaaaaaaacattatttcatttgctgAATGGAATGATGAATTGAGTGATATATTTTTGCTAATTATATTATTCCTGCTGCAGTGCCAACTCTGGCCAACTTTAATTCACTcccaaaaacacagaagaatttGAATGACTCTGCATCTCTGAGCTGCGATGTCCAGTGCTCAGGTCTGGTACAGTGGAAGAAGAAGGAAGACGTGGTAGCCGAGTGTGGTCCTGGGTCTGAAATAGGTCTCAGATCAATCTGTTCAGTAAACGAGGGGATAAGTTTCATCACCATTCCTCTGGTCAACTTCTCAACTAGAGGCCTGTACTCTACCTACTGTATGGGCAATACAGCACCTCGCTGTCTACAGTTCCTTCAGCTTCTTCGTAAGTTCCAATTCAGTAAACCTTTTGAACATTTGTATGCTTTTATCTGTCTACATGGTTGAAGATGTctcttttttgtgttattttaaaatatttaagctCCCAAGTTCAGTTTTGAGAGGGATGCTGGTGAATATCTTGAACTGGATCTGTACATTTATGAATCTGTGAGAATAATGTTGATGAAGCCTGGAAACACCTCCCCGGTGCTACTGTGCAGTGTGAATGGCCGTCAATATCAGTGTCTTCATGAACATCAGCATAGAGTCCGCATCATTAAGAACACTTTTTATTTGATGAATCTGATGCCTTCTGATTGTGGAAATTACACAATAGAAGAGGAGGACGGCACACTGGTCAGCACTTCTTACCTGAAAGTCTCAGGTGAGTAAGATTCCATGGCACAAAATTATCTGCCTGTTCCTCTGTAGTCGACTCTGTTTACTTGGTCTCTGTGTTTGAAGTGTAGGAGGATTAAACCATCACCTTTTACTTGATTAGATGTTTGGAATTGTGCTCAATTATAAAAGTTACTTCCCAAAACTTGCAAACCATCCTTTCTGAATACCAGACTATTTCATCAgtcttttattgtttgtttgtttacaggtgctggtcataaaattagaatatcataaaaagttgatttatttcagtaattccattcaaaaagtgaagcttgtatattttcagccaggcctcattctgcaaaAGTGTGGCTTTGTAGACACAGTGTAtgtgcttgactgacctgcctgcatccagatctgtctcctattgaaaatgtatggcacatcataaagaggagaaTCAGGCAATGGTGACCACAGACTGTTGTAATTAAAGAGAAGTTTGTTTGACCTAGTGTGAAGCAGgcatcaatttaaaaaatgtgtttatatttaacaaatacaaacaaatatgtcattgaaaacactgaaaatatttgtCCTTTggttgttaaataaatgttacattaatCAACAAATTAATGAGATTTTAACTGCATTTTTTGCAAGTGTCCTAACTATTCTGAATATGAGGTTTGTCTAAACCTGCAAACAGGAAcgatgtttattttaatgtaaatgtaatacaaCAATTTTTGCAtttgtgaatttgttacagcgTATCAGTGAGTTTTTAAAGTCAGCATTCAAAGGACATAAATCCCTGTTTTGACTACAATAGCACAAATTTGGGCACAATCATAATAATATCACTCTCTTAGATCTCACATACTTAGAAATGATGATAGTATTTTAGAATTGCTATGGGTATGTAATTTCTGTTCTACTGATCTACTTTTAAATTGATCAGTAGAACAGAAATGGCCAGAAACTAGATTGACCGgtgaaagacaaaaaatatatttctgctGAAAATAAATGTCAATCAGACTTcatattataaactatatataGTATACCACTGGGGTTAAAAAGCCTGAAAATTTGTGAGTGAtactttattatattttctctcttttaaagGAGAGAAAATTTCAAACACACTAGTTTTGGCTTCAACAGAGACAAAGAATCCTGACTTCACACATTTCTTCATCAGCACAGTAAACGGTATTGCAAACAAGagcttttaattattatttcccATATTGCTCttattagttttatttctaATAGAGTAATACTGGAGTGTAGATACTTATCATGTGTTTCTGATATATATGACATTTTCACGTAGGTCAcatttattttgtctgtttttagaTGTGGAGCAGAGCTGGATATGGAAGAATGGATATGAGAAAGGAAACAATGATGGATATGAGAAAGGAAACAATGATGGATATCAGAAAGGATTTTGGGTCGGAGCTCTGGGATTTGGGACTGGAGGGGTAATTCTTGGTATTCTGGCAATGTATGTTTGGCCACTACTGCTATATCAGGTCAACAAGTGGGTCCAGGTTCTCAGGAGAAGAAAATCATCACCTGTGAATCAAACTGAGGAGAAGGAAATGAAAGAGCCTTATCCAGAACATTAATGttaatgaagaagaaaaaacaatgaataTGTTGTTGTTaaggacttttttttaaatgattaagcATTTTAAGGGACATATTTTATGCCCATTTCCAGAAGTTAATACAGGTCTCTGACatcttaataaaacatctgtgacttGCTTTAGTCAAAGGACCACAAGGATGAAACGACACGACGGTTTTCTTTCCCTGCCAAAGAACTCTGTTCAGAATGTGCCTGGATTCTGCTTCTTTTGAGAATGAGCTTCTGTCTACAGTCAGAAGATAAGGCAGGACAACTCTCATGTTAATTTAGACAAACTATTATCATCTCCAGAATTATCAAGATAGATTATAATATTGTGGTAAAATCATTTACAATCATTTACAACGTCACTGCTGAGCAGATCTCTCAGATCAGAACTAGTTAGTTTTTGCTACCTAagatgaaaacaatattaaaagagCCTCAAATTTGGATACTTTAAATCCAGGCTTAAAACATTCCATTACAATCTTACATTTATTATAtccttatttatgttttacactttgtattgcagtatttaaaatgctgtttatgttttaattaaaaatgtttattatgtaGTTGTGCACTTATATTCAAATTCACAATATTCTGTGATTAATTGCAAGTTAAAAtgctagatttttttttttggaagggaGGTaaatgtgtagagtgtagacaCAAGCTTAAATTGAGAAAATCTCAGTGAGCAGCACACAGCTCAGACAATAATCATCTGCATATTCAGCTTCAACAACTTTATAAGAGATAAATGTGGGTTAAGCCACGAAAAATATATACTTCTCGCATTAATGCTTTTCCAAAGTAATCACATGCATTAACGAATTAATGTTGACAGCACTATTTAAAACAGAAGTTAATAGCTGTGCTATCCCAACTATTGGAGCGGAGCTAGAGCAGCTTGGAGTGAAAAAAAGTGCTGCAGGTATCTCCAGTAAAGCAGAGTTTAGCACTGGTTAGTTAAAAGACGGTCTTTTCCAGCAAAACCggctaaaatgttttttattctgAATTCACGTTTAGGCATTTATTTTTGTCTCAGTAAGATTGATGGACACCATAGCTTTATAACATATttgacacacaaaaaaatattttgtgacTTTCAGGGGTCCAAAAGTTTAAATAAGTGAGTCCTGAACCCCCTTAAAAATGTTTGCCTGTCTGTTCCCCAGGGGCATAGCCAAATTGGACCCACCCAGTCAGCCAGAGTTAATTCCCTGCATGCGAGTGCATTTTCCTGCAAGTAGGTTTCAGAGCTGGAGCGCGAGGGGATGTGTTTAGAATTGCCAACTGTCCCATGTTTGGACTCTAAAAGCAGTGTTGTATTTTGGCCCAATATGGGAAGCGTTTTATCCCACATTTTTGAGGTTAGATTGGTAAAACAGATTATCTGTTTGAGACATACAAAAGATTCACTGTTCCCCCTCAGCCAGAGCGAGAGACAGATACTCAACCCCAAGAACACACTTGTcgtcattcattaattatgaTGAGGATTAGGCAAAAGAGCTGAAGCTGCCACGAGATTTTCCACCAGTGGGTGAGTGCCAAGTGGACATTAGGCCACCAAAATGGACTGAGGTTCAAGACGTGGTGCGTCATGTAAATCTGGTCCTCCTCCAGGGTGCGGTGTGCCATATTGTTTGTACAAGTATGCAGGTCACAAACTTTTTCTGGAGGTTGATGGTGGTAGTTTGGAAGAAAGGGATAATTCCATAAGAGTAAAGAAGGACAGGGAGTATATTTATATCAAAAGAGAAGGATGCTGTGGGTATAGAACAGTTTCAGCTTATAAGTCATAATGTGGAGGGTatgattttcttttgtgtgaTAGCGCAGAGACTGGCTGCATACTGGAAAGTGAATAAATTTATCGATACATCAGTGTGCAAAAGGCAGGGGCTTACATCGGAAACAGTAATTCattacaataagggtacattaattcATGGTACTTAAGACTATAAGAAACCTTAATAAATGTTTAGGTAATGTCACAATTAACCATTTatgataataaacaaaaaacattcttTTGAGATTTTTTCAAATTCAAAAATAATACTAGATCttgtttaatgaattaatgactaATTTTACTTAATGGTTTAGTAATGCTTATTACTTAATACTTCCTTAAGTACTGTTAACGTTTCCCAGGAAACTATGCCAGGTCCATCAGAAAAACAGTGATAATCAGCAATGTTAATATCACAAACAATTTTCACAAACAAAGAGTTATAACCCCGCATATATTACTGTACCATAGACAGGGAGCACCTCAGGCACTGGATATTACTCAGGAATCCATGACATGCTATCAGAAGTATTTAGTAGTTTTTAAACACCAAGTAtaattggttttatttttatttatttatttttgcagtgaAAAGTGCTGATACAGCAGACTATCATCAGAGAGCTATACTAGTTTACTAGTTTTACACTCCATGCTGCTGTTGAGCGTTTAATGCTGAAAATATGATGGCAGTTCATTTGATAAAATTAAACCTATGTCATTCTGTTTATTGAGTGTT includes:
- the LOC136677085 gene encoding uncharacterized protein isoform X1 → MLKFPPQMISPNGLCVGLLVLVSGFLLVPTLANFNSLPKTQKNLNDSASLSCDVQCSGLVQWKKKEDVVAECGPGSEIGLRSICSVNEGISFITIPLVNFSTRGLYSTYCMGNTAPRCLQFLQLLPPKFSFERDAGEYLELDLYIYESVRIMLMKPGNTSPVLLCSVNGRQYQCLHEHQHRVRIIKNTFYLMNLMPSDCGNYTIEEEDGTLVSTSYLKVSGEKISNTLVLASTETKNPDFTHFFISTVNDVEQSWIWKNGYEKGNNDGYEKGNNDGYQKGFWVGALGFGTGGVILGILAMYVWPLLLYQVNKWVQVLRRRKSSPVNQTEEKEMKEPYPEH
- the LOC136677085 gene encoding uncharacterized protein isoform X3; translated protein: MLKFPPQMISPNGLCVGLLVLVSGFLLVPTLANFNSLPKTQKNLNDSASLSCDVQCSGLVQWKKKEDVVAECGPGSEIGLRSICSVNEGISFITIPLVNFSTRGLYSTYCMGNTAPRCLQFLQLLPPKFSFERDAGEYLELDLYIYESVRIMLMKPGNTSPVLLCSVNGRQYQCLHEHQHRVRIIKNTFYLMNLMPSDCGNYTIEEEDGTLVSTSYLKVSDVEQSWIWKNGYEKGNNDGYEKGNNDGYQKGFWVGALGFGTGGVILGILAMYVWPLLLYQVNKWVQVLRRRKSSPVNQTEEKEMKEPYPEH
- the LOC136677085 gene encoding uncharacterized protein isoform X2 — translated: MISPNGLCVGLLVLVSGFLLVPTLANFNSLPKTQKNLNDSASLSCDVQCSGLVQWKKKEDVVAECGPGSEIGLRSICSVNEGISFITIPLVNFSTRGLYSTYCMGNTAPRCLQFLQLLPPKFSFERDAGEYLELDLYIYESVRIMLMKPGNTSPVLLCSVNGRQYQCLHEHQHRVRIIKNTFYLMNLMPSDCGNYTIEEEDGTLVSTSYLKVSGEKISNTLVLASTETKNPDFTHFFISTVNDVEQSWIWKNGYEKGNNDGYEKGNNDGYQKGFWVGALGFGTGGVILGILAMYVWPLLLYQVNKWVQVLRRRKSSPVNQTEEKEMKEPYPEH